The following are encoded in a window of Maridesulfovibrio ferrireducens genomic DNA:
- a CDS encoding response regulator yields the protein MSIDKILVVEDHHDTIELLKYNLTSSGFDVVTAMDGHKALEQARNEKPDLILLDLMLPGIDGLEVCRRLKHEAGTQHIPVVMLTAKGEEVDRVVGLELGVDDYIVKPFSPRELVLRVKAVLRRGSEVETKRPGKWNREGLVVDFEAHTLECDGELVALTATEFKLFSELLQHEGKVRTRDHLLDKVWDTHFEGYSRTVDTHIRRLRQKLGPYADYIETVRGVGYRFKS from the coding sequence GTGTCAATTGATAAAATATTGGTCGTAGAAGATCATCATGATACTATTGAATTACTGAAATATAATTTGACCTCATCCGGTTTTGACGTTGTTACAGCAATGGACGGGCATAAAGCTCTGGAACAAGCCAGAAATGAAAAGCCTGACCTTATTCTGCTTGATCTTATGCTTCCGGGCATTGATGGGCTGGAGGTCTGCCGCAGGCTTAAACATGAAGCGGGAACGCAGCACATCCCTGTTGTAATGCTTACAGCTAAGGGTGAAGAAGTAGATAGGGTCGTGGGGCTTGAACTCGGGGTTGACGATTACATTGTAAAACCGTTCAGCCCGCGTGAATTGGTTCTCAGAGTAAAAGCTGTTTTAAGGCGCGGTTCAGAAGTTGAAACGAAACGTCCCGGTAAGTGGAATCGTGAAGGTCTCGTGGTTGATTTCGAGGCTCATACTCTGGAATGCGACGGAGAACTGGTGGCTCTTACTGCAACAGAATTTAAGCTGTTTTCAGAACTATTGCAGCATGAAGGAAAAGTTCGCACCCGCGATCACCTTCTTGATAAAGTCTGGGATACTCATTTTGAGGGATATTCGAGAACAGTTGATACGCATATCCGGCGATTACGTCAGAAGCTCGGCCCCTATGCCGATTACATCGAGACTGTGCGCGGTGTCGGATATCGCTTTAAAAGCTGA
- a CDS encoding methyl-accepting chemotaxis protein produces the protein MNIRKQFMIGCVVFCLVLTMAILFLISNYTHKTLMQEYRGKAEIMLHSMMAVRKHTSAVIRPKATELLPKNQFMPELQSTSFTANGVFSRIPDQFKHELLYKTASTKPRNPENMATEDESLIIEDLDKLAKNGQRPFFEGIRNVNGVDYYVIAEGEANKPGCMVCHGKPSEAPQSMKDRYPVEKDGGYYRKPGQVECAQLASIPLSAMDVVANQTLGSVVFIGFFFIAFALAFLLFGLNLIFNPISRITGIAKFIAEGDLESADTAIHNMRRAAQGKFFAGRIIKSGNEIGNLVQSFEIMIEGLSDLITEVRDSGDNVSVSGRKISATVGDIDSAVTRQAASTNEVTATSSLIRKTSRNLVDVMEEVAVNASESADLAEVLQGNISLREKSLINLVNSTDNVSSRLGAINEKANKINQIVTTIARIADHTNLLSLNAAIEAEKAGQFGQGFSVVAREIRRLADQTVIAAEDIELMVRDMQSAVSSGVMEMEKFNHEVRSSVDEVEKMSLDLGQIAEQVRVLKPKFAEVSRAMGDQADSAEQINEAMSDLSESAVGTTSSIEEFKRTVASLNYTVQSLTGAVDGFRAVESDTGKQSGETPETEKEQS, from the coding sequence ATGAATATCCGCAAACAGTTCATGATAGGGTGTGTTGTTTTTTGTTTGGTCCTTACTATGGCCATTTTGTTTTTGATTTCAAATTATACCCATAAAACGCTTATGCAGGAATATCGGGGTAAAGCTGAAATCATGTTGCACTCCATGATGGCTGTTCGTAAGCATACCAGCGCAGTGATCCGTCCTAAGGCTACAGAATTGTTGCCGAAGAATCAGTTCATGCCTGAATTACAGTCCACTTCATTTACTGCCAACGGAGTTTTCAGTCGCATTCCGGATCAGTTTAAGCATGAACTTTTGTATAAGACGGCTTCAACCAAACCGCGAAATCCTGAAAATATGGCGACTGAGGATGAATCCCTTATAATTGAGGATCTTGATAAGCTTGCAAAGAATGGTCAGCGGCCTTTTTTTGAAGGAATCAGAAATGTAAACGGTGTGGATTATTATGTAATTGCCGAAGGGGAAGCCAACAAGCCCGGGTGTATGGTTTGTCACGGCAAGCCATCTGAAGCTCCGCAGTCCATGAAAGACCGGTATCCGGTTGAAAAGGATGGTGGATATTACCGTAAACCGGGGCAGGTGGAATGTGCTCAGCTTGCTTCTATTCCGCTTTCAGCAATGGATGTAGTTGCTAATCAAACCCTTGGATCAGTTGTTTTTATAGGCTTTTTCTTTATTGCCTTTGCTTTGGCTTTTTTACTGTTCGGGCTTAATTTAATTTTTAATCCTATTTCCAGAATTACCGGCATTGCTAAATTTATTGCGGAAGGCGACCTTGAAAGCGCTGATACGGCAATCCATAATATGAGGCGGGCCGCTCAGGGTAAATTCTTTGCGGGTAGAATTATAAAATCCGGAAATGAAATTGGAAATTTAGTTCAATCTTTTGAAATAATGATTGAAGGTCTTTCGGATTTGATAACCGAAGTGCGGGATTCGGGAGATAATGTCTCTGTTTCCGGTAGAAAAATAAGTGCGACAGTCGGGGATATTGATTCCGCAGTGACCAGACAGGCTGCTTCCACTAATGAAGTTACGGCAACAAGCAGTCTTATCCGCAAAACATCAAGGAATCTTGTTGATGTAATGGAAGAAGTTGCTGTGAATGCCTCAGAGTCTGCTGATTTAGCAGAAGTGCTTCAAGGTAATATTTCACTGCGTGAGAAATCACTGATTAATCTCGTTAATTCCACAGATAATGTTTCTTCCAGACTTGGAGCTATAAACGAGAAAGCTAATAAAATTAATCAGATTGTAACAACTATCGCCAGAATTGCGGATCATACCAATCTTCTTTCACTTAATGCCGCTATTGAGGCTGAAAAAGCAGGCCAGTTCGGTCAGGGTTTTTCTGTTGTAGCTCGTGAAATCAGAAGACTTGCAGACCAGACGGTTATTGCCGCGGAAGATATTGAATTGATGGTTCGTGATATGCAAAGTGCGGTAAGTTCCGGTGTGATGGAAATGGAAAAATTCAATCACGAAGTCCGTTCAAGTGTGGATGAAGTGGAGAAGATGAGCCTTGACCTCGGGCAAATTGCTGAGCAGGTGAGAGTTCTCAAACCCAAGTTTGCCGAAGTTTCACGGGCAATGGGAGATCAGGCCGACAGTGCTGAGCAGATTAATGAAGCGATGTCTGATTTAAGTGAATCCGCAGTCGGAACCACAAGCTCAATTGAAGAGTTTAAGCGCACTGTTGCCAGTTTGAATTACACGGTTCAGAGTTTAACAGGAGCTGTTGACGGGTTCAGGGCTGTAGAGTCTGACACAGGCAAGCAGTCCGGCGAAACTCCTGAAACTGAAAAGGAACAATCTTAA
- a CDS encoding CheR family methyltransferase produces the protein MNLEPFQKILKRAMGLAPESLGKSGVCHALQVRMRAAGCSELEYLRLLQTDEQEISELIEEIVVPETWFFRDTKPFELLSETAVSCRRDVYKVLSAPCSTGEEPYSVAMALMGAGLSTDRIKVDAVDISKRALSRAKDGIYTDNSFRSELPVYAKNCFKKCEQGRKLVDRVKDVVSFYSGNIVEGELPLGQYDAIFCRNLIIYLDESSRECLAELFNERLKKDGLLFVGHAEALPLFNKYFTQVKRSGVFAFKKTEKKSVDRAVKSFNCIKPKYPAYPVRSDLVLSEQRKKRLIKKPLVDKDTSQQLENMKFSLDEVRLLADRGETSKALSLCQNILVSDGPEANVLHLCGLLYEAQGEPMQAEEYYGKALYLNPQHLDSLVHLALLVETRGDERKAVLLRNRVRRAEKQNEAG, from the coding sequence ATGAATCTTGAGCCGTTTCAAAAAATCCTTAAAAGGGCCATGGGCCTTGCTCCGGAATCTCTCGGAAAATCAGGAGTCTGTCATGCCTTGCAGGTAAGGATGCGGGCGGCTGGTTGCAGCGAACTTGAATATCTGAGGCTGCTTCAAACTGATGAACAGGAAATTTCAGAGCTGATTGAAGAGATTGTTGTGCCTGAGACGTGGTTTTTTAGGGATACAAAACCTTTTGAACTGCTTTCAGAAACAGCCGTGAGTTGCCGCAGAGACGTGTATAAAGTGTTAAGCGCTCCATGTTCTACAGGAGAGGAGCCTTATTCTGTTGCTATGGCTCTTATGGGGGCTGGACTGTCTACAGATCGCATCAAGGTTGATGCTGTGGATATCAGCAAACGTGCATTATCCAGAGCTAAAGACGGAATTTATACGGACAACTCGTTTAGATCAGAATTGCCTGTTTACGCTAAAAATTGTTTTAAAAAATGTGAACAAGGGCGGAAGTTGGTCGATAGGGTTAAGGATGTTGTAAGTTTCTATTCAGGGAATATTGTTGAGGGGGAGCTTCCGCTTGGACAATACGATGCTATTTTTTGCAGGAATTTGATCATTTATCTAGATGAAAGTTCAAGGGAATGTTTAGCTGAACTGTTTAATGAAAGATTGAAAAAGGACGGGTTGCTTTTTGTGGGGCATGCTGAGGCCTTACCGCTTTTTAATAAATATTTCACTCAGGTAAAAAGGTCCGGGGTTTTTGCTTTTAAGAAGACAGAAAAGAAAAGCGTAGACAGGGCAGTTAAGTCTTTTAACTGCATCAAACCGAAATATCCGGCTTATCCAGTTCGTAGTGACTTGGTTTTGTCTGAACAACGTAAAAAAAGATTAATTAAGAAGCCGTTGGTTGATAAAGATACATCTCAACAGCTTGAAAACATGAAGTTTTCATTAGATGAGGTTAGGCTTTTGGCAGACAGGGGAGAAACCTCAAAAGCCTTGTCATTATGTCAGAATATTCTGGTGAGTGACGGTCCTGAGGCGAATGTTCTGCACTTGTGCGGTTTACTTTATGAAGCACAGGGAGAGCCTATGCAGGCTGAAGAGTATTATGGAAAAGCATTGTATTTGAATCCGCAGCACTTGGATTCTCTGGTGCACCTTGCGCTGCTGGTCGAAACCAGAGGTGATGAACGTAAGGCTGTTCTTCTTCGTAACCGGGTCCGGCGGGCCGAAAAGCAAAATGAGGCCGGCTAA
- a CDS encoding chemotaxis protein CheW, whose product MLDTCWNEIGYVGDRSCPELTKWSHCFNCPQFTQAGLSLLHREPPEGYLAENSVAVSIAKDEEVAETSGAVVFRISKEWLALSSLVFVSVLELRKIRPVPHKSGKYFKGLSSLQGQIVPVVSVRDLLGLEREYLTEEEKGFRVYSRFICLDRGLGRWIFEADEVLGVHHYFADALLDAPATVSKAPAAYTKGLFDLDEKRVSLLDEELLFEAFNRIIK is encoded by the coding sequence ATGCTCGATACCTGTTGGAATGAAATAGGTTATGTCGGTGACAGGTCATGTCCAGAGCTTACGAAGTGGAGCCATTGCTTTAATTGCCCGCAGTTCACTCAAGCCGGATTGAGCCTTTTACATAGAGAACCTCCCGAAGGGTATCTGGCTGAAAATTCTGTGGCGGTTTCAATTGCCAAAGATGAAGAGGTCGCAGAAACTTCCGGGGCCGTTGTATTTAGAATTTCAAAAGAATGGCTGGCTCTGTCATCACTTGTTTTTGTTTCAGTTCTCGAACTTAGAAAGATACGGCCTGTTCCTCATAAAAGTGGTAAATATTTTAAAGGATTATCAAGTCTTCAAGGGCAGATAGTCCCTGTTGTTTCAGTCCGTGACCTTTTGGGGCTTGAAAGGGAATATCTTACTGAAGAAGAAAAAGGGTTCAGAGTTTACAGCAGGTTCATCTGTTTAGATCGGGGACTTGGCCGGTGGATTTTTGAAGCTGACGAGGTTTTGGGAGTGCATCATTACTTTGCTGATGCTTTGCTTGATGCCCCTGCTACCGTTTCAAAAGCTCCTGCTGCGTATACCAAAGGGTTGTTTGATCTTGATGAAAAACGGGTATCTCTTCTCGATGAAGAGTTGTTATTTGAAGCATTTAATCGCATCATAAAATAG
- a CDS encoding SpoIIE family protein phosphatase, with protein MTNSVMNEKLLTEHKISVLLIDDQPMVGEAVRRMLAEEKDIDFHFVSDPTIAIPTAEKLEPTVILQDLVMPEIDGMTMVKFMRANSKLKNIPLIVLSTKEEATTKAEAFALGANDYLVKLPDRIELLARIRYHSKAYINLLQRNEAYKQLLESRDAMRKELAVAADYVTSLLPLPVAEGEIQADWRFLPSASLGGDSFGYHWLDDDHFAIYLLDVCDHGVGSALLSVSAMNVLRSQTLPDTDFHKPDEVLFALNESFQMDQQNNLYFTMWYGVYKKSDRTLTYSSGGHPPALLMNGDEVAQLRTPGMIVGGMPDMEYTSDSITVKPGARFFLYSDGVYELKKVSDGKMWDFESFVNFMASTTGPLGSPIDMLIGHTKELQGREEYDDDFSMVEFVFE; from the coding sequence ATGACAAATTCTGTTATGAATGAAAAGTTGCTGACTGAGCATAAAATCAGCGTACTTTTAATAGATGATCAGCCTATGGTGGGCGAAGCTGTGCGTAGAATGCTGGCTGAAGAAAAGGATATAGATTTTCATTTTGTCAGTGATCCTACTATTGCAATTCCCACTGCCGAAAAGTTGGAGCCGACCGTTATTTTACAGGATCTGGTTATGCCAGAGATTGACGGTATGACCATGGTAAAGTTTATGCGGGCCAATTCAAAACTTAAAAATATTCCGCTGATTGTGCTTTCCACCAAAGAAGAAGCGACCACTAAAGCTGAAGCTTTCGCTCTCGGCGCAAATGACTATCTGGTTAAATTGCCGGACAGAATCGAACTTCTCGCACGCATCAGATATCATTCAAAAGCTTACATCAACCTGCTTCAGAGAAATGAAGCGTATAAACAGCTTCTTGAAAGCAGGGATGCCATGCGTAAAGAGCTGGCAGTTGCGGCTGATTATGTAACTTCTCTTTTGCCACTTCCAGTTGCGGAGGGCGAAATTCAGGCCGATTGGAGATTCCTTCCGTCAGCCTCTCTCGGCGGAGATTCTTTCGGGTATCACTGGCTTGATGATGATCATTTTGCCATTTATCTGCTTGATGTCTGTGATCATGGAGTCGGTTCTGCGTTACTCTCCGTTTCCGCCATGAACGTTTTGCGTTCACAGACTCTTCCTGACACAGATTTTCATAAGCCTGATGAAGTGCTTTTCGCTCTGAATGAATCCTTTCAGATGGATCAGCAGAACAATTTATATTTCACTATGTGGTATGGAGTTTATAAAAAATCAGACCGCACTTTGACCTATTCCAGCGGCGGACATCCACCAGCTTTACTTATGAACGGAGATGAAGTTGCACAGCTCAGAACTCCGGGCATGATTGTGGGCGGTATGCCGGATATGGAATATACCAGTGACTCAATAACGGTAAAGCCCGGAGCTCGTTTTTTCCTCTACAGTGACGGGGTATATGAGCTGAAAAAAGTATCTGACGGTAAAATGTGGGACTTTGAAAGTTTTGTAAATTTTATGGCGTCAACAACAGGCCCGCTCGGCAGTCCTATTGATATGCTTATAGGTCACACCAAAGAACTTCAGGGACGCGAAGAGTACGATGACGATTTTTCAATGGTCGAATTTGTTTTTGAATAG
- a CDS encoding Hpt domain-containing protein, whose translation MTRDMGDLSMLELFRMEAENHTKVLFSGLPTLAEGDHSSELVEPLMRAAASLKGAARIVGLADAIEVAGTLESVLELCRSGKVAASASLIEGMLSATEFLSNLAAVEVEEMDKWLEDNSSSRTEIVSSLQKGKDVEPIPVPTLKPEPESKPEILEASPKKKVALADASMLDLFRMEAESHSQSLSSGLLELEKDQSPENVEPLMRAAHSLKGAGRIVGLNGVVELSHAMEDVLEACRKGERVLVSQDIDRLLAATDFFSEMAKTEADQLETWLSDNSSSMQSVAKELAKPPSVQSTVPEISEPQVVEPPVVKLPVEQASPVEPKVDIPLADLSMLDLFRMEAESNSQSLTAGLLALEKDQSADKVEPLMRAAHSMKGAARIVGLTDAVALAHAMEDLLVACQKGEVKLTADQIDVLLASTDIYGEVAQLDTDAIQGFLTDEKPTMDLLEKGLRGDEAEVKKVLSEIKSVHADIASDKETAVSLPEENEKEISDKKSKPEVKEPASPLKKSLKSNDAVVRVSAGNLNRLMALAGESLVEAGRLGTFASSLLRLKSGQRDLMKAFESAGERVGNGESLSYIMDEIKAVMSENQILLATYSSDFDTYRRRSDNISGRLYNEVVASRMRPFSDGGRGFPRLVRDLARSLGKEVDFVVEGEATAVDRDILERLEAPLNHIIRNSVDHGIEMGPDRIAAGKPSKGTIKVIAGHRAGMLFIEVRDDGKGINPESIRAKVVEKKLAPGRMAAEMSRAELMEFLFLPGFSTAGKVTEISGRGVGLDVVHAMVQEVGGTVRADSVPGEGMSFSMQLPLTLSVIRTLLVEISGEPYALPLSRISRIASILPAQLKLVEDRQYVSLDNANVGLVPASQILGTETSKKEEETVKVVVISDRMNKYGLVVDDFMGEQDLVVRPLDHRFGNVPDVNSVALMPDGSPVLILDAEDLVRSIDNLLSGGRLSKVGMDVVDKGPVQRILVVDDSLTVREVERKLLTNHGYEVDTAVDGMDGFNALATGHYDLVVTDVDMPRMNGLELTKKIKSDSDLKSIPVMMVSYKDREEDKLRGLEAGADYYFTKSSFHDETLLTAVEDLIGEVMK comes from the coding sequence GTGACGCGCGATATGGGCGATCTTTCCATGCTTGAGCTTTTTCGCATGGAGGCTGAAAACCACACTAAGGTGCTATTCTCGGGCTTGCCCACCCTTGCAGAAGGAGATCACTCCTCTGAACTGGTGGAACCTCTTATGCGTGCGGCAGCGTCTCTTAAAGGAGCGGCTCGTATAGTCGGCCTTGCTGACGCAATAGAAGTTGCCGGAACGCTTGAATCCGTTTTGGAACTATGCCGGAGCGGGAAAGTTGCGGCCTCGGCAAGTCTTATTGAGGGGATGCTTTCAGCTACTGAATTTTTATCCAATCTTGCCGCTGTGGAAGTGGAAGAAATGGATAAGTGGCTTGAAGATAATAGTTCCTCCCGCACGGAAATAGTCTCTTCTTTGCAAAAAGGAAAAGACGTTGAACCTATACCTGTGCCCACGCTTAAACCAGAACCAGAATCTAAACCCGAAATTTTAGAAGCTTCACCCAAAAAGAAAGTAGCACTGGCGGATGCCTCTATGCTCGATCTTTTTCGTATGGAAGCGGAGAGTCACTCTCAGTCTTTATCTTCCGGTCTGCTTGAACTTGAAAAGGATCAGTCTCCTGAGAATGTGGAACCGCTCATGCGGGCCGCCCATTCTTTAAAAGGAGCGGGGCGAATTGTCGGACTGAACGGAGTCGTTGAACTTTCTCACGCTATGGAGGATGTCCTCGAAGCGTGTCGTAAAGGCGAACGAGTTTTAGTTTCTCAGGATATAGACAGATTGCTTGCCGCAACGGATTTCTTTTCTGAAATGGCTAAAACTGAAGCTGATCAGCTCGAAACATGGCTGTCTGATAATTCTTCTTCTATGCAGAGTGTAGCTAAGGAATTAGCCAAACCTCCGTCTGTTCAAAGTACTGTTCCAGAAATTTCTGAGCCTCAGGTTGTGGAGCCCCCAGTTGTAAAACTTCCGGTTGAACAAGCCTCTCCGGTTGAGCCCAAAGTGGACATTCCACTTGCAGATCTCTCCATGCTCGATCTTTTCCGCATGGAAGCAGAGAGCAATTCACAGTCACTTACAGCCGGTCTTCTGGCACTCGAAAAGGATCAGTCTGCCGATAAGGTTGAACCTTTGATGCGCGCAGCCCATTCAATGAAAGGGGCTGCCAGAATTGTGGGTCTGACGGATGCAGTTGCTCTTGCACATGCGATGGAAGATTTGCTGGTTGCCTGTCAGAAAGGTGAAGTTAAGCTGACGGCGGATCAAATAGATGTTCTGCTCGCCTCAACCGACATTTACGGGGAAGTTGCCCAGCTTGATACAGATGCTATTCAGGGTTTTTTGACAGATGAGAAGCCCACAATGGATCTGCTTGAAAAAGGACTTCGTGGTGATGAAGCTGAGGTTAAAAAGGTACTTTCGGAGATAAAATCTGTCCATGCTGATATTGCTTCAGATAAGGAAACAGCGGTCTCTTTGCCGGAAGAAAATGAAAAAGAAATTTCTGATAAAAAAAGTAAGCCTGAAGTTAAAGAGCCTGCTTCACCGCTAAAAAAGAGTTTAAAAAGTAATGACGCAGTTGTTAGAGTCTCCGCAGGCAACCTTAACAGGTTGATGGCTCTTGCCGGAGAAAGTCTGGTTGAGGCCGGAAGGCTCGGTACTTTTGCCTCCTCGTTACTCAGGTTGAAATCCGGTCAGCGCGATTTGATGAAAGCCTTTGAAAGCGCGGGAGAAAGAGTAGGAAACGGCGAATCTTTGTCATATATAATGGACGAGATAAAGGCTGTTATGAGTGAAAATCAAATATTACTGGCAACGTATTCCAGTGATTTTGATACCTATCGCAGACGTTCGGATAATATTTCCGGCAGACTTTATAATGAAGTTGTTGCCAGCCGTATGCGGCCTTTCTCCGACGGGGGACGTGGTTTTCCCCGCTTGGTGCGGGATCTTGCCCGTTCTCTTGGAAAAGAGGTTGATTTTGTGGTTGAAGGAGAAGCCACAGCCGTGGACAGGGATATCCTTGAACGGCTTGAAGCTCCGCTGAATCATATAATCAGGAATTCGGTTGACCATGGTATTGAAATGGGACCGGACCGGATTGCCGCTGGAAAACCTTCGAAAGGTACCATTAAAGTTATTGCCGGACACAGGGCGGGAATGCTTTTCATTGAAGTTCGTGATGACGGCAAAGGGATAAACCCCGAAAGTATCAGAGCCAAGGTCGTTGAAAAGAAACTTGCACCGGGCAGAATGGCGGCTGAAATGAGTCGCGCTGAACTGATGGAATTTTTGTTCCTTCCGGGCTTCTCGACCGCTGGAAAAGTCACTGAAATTTCAGGGCGTGGAGTCGGGCTTGATGTTGTGCATGCCATGGTTCAGGAAGTTGGCGGAACAGTAAGAGCTGATTCTGTTCCCGGTGAGGGAATGTCTTTTTCCATGCAGTTACCGCTGACCCTTTCGGTCATACGCACTCTTCTGGTTGAAATTTCCGGTGAACCATACGCCCTTCCGCTAAGCCGTATCAGTCGGATTGCTTCTATTCTACCTGCTCAGTTGAAGCTCGTCGAAGATAGACAATATGTCTCTCTTGATAATGCTAATGTCGGGCTTGTTCCGGCTTCGCAAATTCTTGGTACAGAGACTTCAAAAAAAGAAGAAGAGACTGTTAAGGTAGTTGTTATCAGTGATCGTATGAATAAATACGGGCTGGTTGTTGATGATTTCATGGGAGAGCAGGACCTTGTAGTCAGGCCGCTTGATCACAGATTCGGCAACGTGCCTGATGTTAATTCCGTAGCGCTCATGCCTGACGGTTCGCCTGTTCTGATTTTAGATGCTGAAGATCTTGTACGCTCAATTGATAATCTGCTTTCAGGCGGAAGACTCAGCAAAGTCGGTATGGATGTCGTTGATAAAGGTCCGGTTCAGCGAATTCTGGTTGTTGATGATTCTCTAACTGTTCGGGAAGTTGAGCGTAAGCTTTTAACCAATCACGGCTATGAAGTAGATACCGCAGTAGATGGAATGGACGGCTTTAACGCCCTTGCTACAGGCCATTATGATCTGGTTGTTACGGATGTTGATATGCCTAGAATGAACGGGCTGGAATTGACCAAAAAGATAAAATCCGATTCTGACTTGAAATCCATTCCGGTGATGATGGTTTCATATAAAGATCGGGAGGAAGATAAATTGCGCGGGCTAGAAGCAGGAGCGGATTATTATTTTACGAAAAGCAGCTTCCATGATGAGACTCTTTTGACAGCTGTTGAAGATCTGATCGGTGAGGTTATGAAGTGA
- a CDS encoding SPOR domain-containing protein, translating to MAIRKKKTGSDSSQEKTYTFTFTVAEVIGLCSVCVAALCAFFVLGILLGRGYQPEKDVPELAMMMPTQSVNSSGEVKGGILKPEELQYMDQLKIKPETSVKPDKKPAVKVIVAKSETKTTRVTPVVKTEIAVTVPAEPKQTVSVPEPPVEMDNPEAVAAPVYNYLYQVASFGSESKAQEFRDKLLTDGLDSSIETGKSGTKTWHRVLVRHIGSSESTQSMRNVLAKYGIKKPMLKSKKAVQ from the coding sequence GTGGCTATCCGCAAAAAAAAGACCGGATCAGATTCCTCTCAGGAAAAGACCTATACTTTCACCTTTACTGTGGCGGAAGTCATTGGGCTTTGTTCAGTATGCGTAGCGGCATTATGTGCTTTCTTCGTACTCGGAATTCTGCTCGGCAGAGGATATCAGCCGGAAAAAGACGTCCCGGAACTGGCAATGATGATGCCTACACAATCGGTAAACAGCTCAGGTGAAGTGAAAGGCGGTATTCTGAAACCCGAAGAGTTACAGTATATGGATCAGCTTAAAATAAAGCCTGAAACCTCTGTTAAGCCTGATAAGAAACCTGCGGTTAAAGTAATTGTTGCAAAATCTGAAACAAAAACTACACGAGTAACTCCTGTAGTAAAAACAGAAATTGCCGTTACAGTTCCAGCTGAGCCCAAACAGACTGTCTCAGTTCCTGAACCTCCGGTAGAAATGGATAATCCGGAAGCGGTCGCTGCTCCGGTATACAACTATCTGTATCAGGTTGCATCCTTCGGATCAGAAAGCAAAGCTCAGGAATTTAGAGACAAGCTTCTTACTGACGGCCTTGATTCCTCCATTGAGACAGGCAAAAGCGGAACTAAAACATGGCATAGAGTCCTTGTCAGACATATCGGATCATCTGAAAGCACTCAGAGCATGAGAAATGTTCTGGCTAAATACGGTATCAAAAAACCGATGTTGAAAAGCAAAAAAGCTGTTCAATAA
- a CDS encoding chemotaxis response regulator protein-glutamate methylesterase, which produces MRIGIVNDMAMAVEVLKRIVNGAGFQVAWVAFNGEEAVTKCCRDVPDIVLMDLIMPVMDGAEATRRIMKECPCSILVVTASIESNASKVFEAMGAGALDVVTTPEMGIGGALEGAKNLTAKISLIRRLQGVEVEKEVKPVTVASLKRTPRLLAIGSSTGGPTALATVLGALPSDFPAAIVIIQHVDGSFSENLANWLNGQTKLEVSLAKRGDILHAGKVLLAPGNRNMLLGTGGIVHLTDGPGESLYVPSVDIFFKSLCCAGIPEGSAAVLLTGMGADGAKGLLELREKGWMTIAQDKESSVVWGMPGAAVKIDAARKVSSIDNMAQVLIRHFK; this is translated from the coding sequence GTGAGAATTGGTATAGTCAATGATATGGCAATGGCTGTGGAAGTCCTGAAAAGAATTGTTAACGGGGCTGGATTTCAAGTGGCGTGGGTCGCATTTAACGGTGAAGAGGCTGTTACTAAATGCTGTAGAGATGTTCCTGATATTGTGCTGATGGATCTGATTATGCCGGTGATGGACGGAGCAGAAGCAACCCGCCGCATAATGAAGGAATGTCCCTGTTCCATATTGGTTGTTACAGCCAGTATTGAGAGCAATGCTTCAAAAGTATTTGAAGCAATGGGTGCCGGAGCGCTCGATGTTGTTACCACTCCTGAGATGGGAATAGGTGGTGCGCTTGAAGGGGCAAAAAATCTTACTGCTAAAATTTCACTGATCAGAAGATTGCAAGGCGTTGAGGTAGAAAAAGAGGTTAAACCGGTTACTGTTGCTTCTTTAAAAAGAACTCCCAGACTGCTTGCAATCGGAAGCTCTACAGGTGGGCCGACGGCTTTGGCAACAGTTCTCGGAGCTTTGCCGTCTGATTTTCCTGCTGCGATTGTCATTATTCAGCATGTGGACGGGAGTTTTTCGGAAAATCTCGCTAATTGGCTTAACGGACAGACTAAATTGGAAGTTAGCCTGGCAAAAAGAGGCGACATTTTACACGCTGGTAAAGTTCTTCTGGCTCCCGGGAATAGAAATATGCTTCTGGGAACGGGCGGGATTGTTCATCTTACAGATGGACCGGGGGAGAGTTTGTATGTTCCTTCGGTGGATATTTTTTTTAAGAGCCTCTGTTGTGCCGGGATACCCGAAGGTTCAGCCGCAGTTCTTTTGACGGGAATGGGCGCGGATGGTGCGAAAGGTCTTCTCGAGTTAAGAGAAAAGGGCTGGATGACCATTGCACAGGATAAAGAGAGCAGTGTTGTGTGGGGAATGCCCGGAGCAGCGGTGAAGATAGACGCGGCTCGGAAGGTAAGCTCTATTGATAATATGGCGCAGGTTTTGATCAGACATTTTAAGTAA